One window of Nymphaea colorata isolate Beijing-Zhang1983 chromosome 11, ASM883128v2, whole genome shotgun sequence genomic DNA carries:
- the LOC116264820 gene encoding uncharacterized protein LOC116264820, with protein MGNCIRIQSANPLNGDVCSDGYDLDDDLRLEAQTLISSWTTGQLEKKGDGGDDGVGMERGGKIGAATEVKIRITKKQLEELVRVDMQGMSLEQLLKKAAALGAMAREVRHRHWRPALQSIPELD; from the coding sequence ATGGGCAACTGTATCAGAATTCAATCTGCAAACCCTTTGAATGGTGATGTTTGCAGTGATGGTTATGATTTGGATGATGATTTGAGGTTGGAAGCGCAGACACTAATCAGTAGTTGGACAACGGGACAGTTGGAAAAGAAGGGCGATGGCGGGGACGATGGTGTTGGGATGGAGCGTGGTGGTAAGATAGGTGCTGCCACAGAGGTTAAGATAAGGATCACGAAGAAACAGCTGGAGGAGCTTGTGAGGGTGGATATGCAGGGGATGTCCCTCGAGCAGCTCCTGAAGAAGGCGGCTGCCTTGGGGGCTATGGCCCGCGAGGTGCGGCACCGCCACTGGCGGCCGGCTTTGCAGAGCATCCCGGAGTTGGACTAA